In Pseudomonas sp. Leaf58, one DNA window encodes the following:
- a CDS encoding GlxA family transcriptional regulator: MGTLKSPPLATGYPVNAPPPKIIGFLVIPNFTTIGFASAVETLRMANLAARRTMFQTLIIAADMEPVSASNGMRILPEYSIKDAPKLDMLFVVGPNPIVSDHNTRAILNWLRKLAHDQVALGGICTGSHLLARANLLTGYRCTIHWEDIEALKERFPGIIISNQLFELDRDRYTSSGGVASMDMVLQLISREPGGRDIAAHAAELLLCDRVRSSQERQRVPLRQRLGTSQPKLSQIVSIMEANLEDPMTLEELAQLNDISVRQLERLFHKHLQSTPSQYYLELRLSRARQLLLHSESQVRDIALACGFISPAHFSKCYSRFFGVSPIGERKQVAAAHC, encoded by the coding sequence ATGGGTACGCTGAAATCCCCCCCGCTGGCCACGGGATACCCTGTCAATGCCCCCCCGCCCAAGATCATCGGGTTTTTGGTAATTCCCAATTTCACCACCATCGGCTTCGCCTCTGCCGTAGAGACCTTGCGCATGGCTAACCTGGCCGCGCGTAGGACGATGTTCCAAACGCTGATCATCGCCGCCGACATGGAGCCGGTGAGCGCCAGCAACGGCATGCGCATCCTGCCTGAATACAGCATCAAAGATGCGCCCAAGCTGGACATGCTGTTCGTGGTCGGGCCGAACCCCATCGTCTCCGACCACAATACCCGCGCCATCCTGAACTGGCTGCGCAAGCTCGCCCATGATCAGGTGGCACTGGGTGGCATTTGCACCGGTAGTCATTTGTTGGCGCGCGCCAATTTGCTCACCGGTTACCGCTGCACCATCCACTGGGAAGATATCGAAGCGCTGAAAGAGCGTTTTCCGGGAATCATCATTTCCAACCAGTTGTTTGAACTTGACCGTGACCGGTACACCAGCTCTGGTGGCGTGGCCTCGATGGACATGGTCTTGCAACTTATCAGCCGTGAACCTGGCGGGCGCGACATCGCCGCACATGCGGCCGAATTGCTGCTATGTGATCGAGTCCGCAGCTCACAAGAACGCCAGCGCGTGCCCTTGCGACAACGGCTAGGTACCTCCCAACCCAAGCTCAGCCAGATCGTCAGCATCATGGAAGCCAACCTTGAAGACCCCATGACCCTGGAGGAACTGGCACAGTTGAACGACATTTCAGTTCGCCAGTTGGAGCGTCTGTTTCACAAGCACCTGCAAAGTACCCCCAGCCAGTATTACCTTGAATTACGCCTGTCGCGCGCCCGGCAACTGTTGCTGCACAGTGAGTCGCAAGTACGCGATATCGCACTCGCCTGTGGCTTCATTTCGCCAGCGCATTTTTCCAAATGCTACAGCCGTTTCTTCGGTGTTTCTCCTATCGGGGAGCGCAAGCAGGTAGCCGCGGCTCATTGCTGA
- a CDS encoding RNA polymerase sigma factor — translation MSFDPAKPTLLSTLVRHYDDLVDHIRRRFGDRSMAREVVHDVCVQLLERGEKEDVHTPLALLRKISTDTAVSRYRSERRRAAWVEAIAELPEVACPAATPISRYDSEREFQLLVNAIAELPPRCQAVFVMHKIHQMPQVEVADRLGISIKTVEKHLRLGLAACRQRLGRDEGQA, via the coding sequence GTGTCATTCGACCCCGCCAAACCGACGCTGCTGTCTACCTTGGTACGTCACTACGACGATCTGGTGGACCACATTCGTCGACGCTTCGGCGACCGCAGCATGGCACGCGAGGTTGTGCATGACGTGTGTGTGCAATTGCTCGAGCGCGGTGAGAAGGAAGACGTTCACACCCCACTGGCCTTGCTGCGCAAAATTTCCACCGACACCGCCGTCAGTCGCTACCGTAGCGAGCGTCGCCGCGCCGCCTGGGTAGAGGCCATCGCCGAACTGCCTGAGGTGGCCTGCCCCGCGGCGACGCCGATAAGCCGGTATGACAGCGAGCGCGAGTTTCAATTGCTGGTCAACGCCATCGCTGAGCTCCCACCCCGTTGCCAGGCCGTTTTCGTCATGCACAAAATTCACCAAATGCCCCAGGTCGAAGTAGCCGATCGCCTCGGTATTTCCATCAAGACCGTGGAAAAGCACCTACGCCTGGGGTTGGCGGCATGCCGGCAACGGCTGGGACGCGATGAGGGGCAAGCATGA